One region of Ignavibacteria bacterium genomic DNA includes:
- the rocD gene encoding ornithine--oxo-acid transaminase, which produces MQTKDYISIEEQYGAHNYHPLDVVINKAEGVWVYDVDGKKYLDFLASYSAVNQGHCHPRIINVLKSQAERVTLTSRAFRNVQLPLLCKELCELTGFEMMLPMNSGAEAVETAIKAARKWGYKIKKIENDKAEIIACSNNFHGRTTTIVSFSTEHQYRDGYGPFTPGFVIIPYNDIDALEKAITPNTAAFIVEPIQGEAGILIPSEGYLKKAYEICKKNNVLFIADEIQSGLGRSGKLFAYEYDGIKPDAVIIGKALSGGAYPVSAVLASKDVLGIFNPGDHGSTFGGNPLGCAIARESIKVLVEENLPQRSFELGNYFLEKLNKIQSAHIKEIRGKGLFIGIELKTEAGGARRFCEALKELGLLCKETHENVIRLAPPLVIKKEEIDWAVERIEEVLK; this is translated from the coding sequence ATGCAGACGAAAGATTATATCTCGATAGAAGAACAATATGGGGCTCATAATTATCACCCGCTTGATGTTGTAATTAATAAAGCCGAAGGAGTTTGGGTCTACGATGTAGATGGAAAGAAATATTTAGATTTCCTTGCCTCATACTCCGCAGTCAATCAAGGGCATTGTCACCCCAGGATAATCAATGTTCTTAAGTCGCAGGCAGAAAGAGTAACATTGACTTCGCGTGCATTTCGAAATGTTCAGCTTCCATTATTATGTAAGGAATTATGCGAACTTACAGGATTTGAAATGATGCTTCCGATGAATTCAGGCGCTGAAGCCGTTGAGACTGCAATCAAAGCTGCTCGTAAATGGGGATATAAAATCAAGAAAATAGAAAACGACAAAGCAGAGATCATTGCCTGCTCAAATAACTTCCATGGAAGAACGACCACAATCGTGAGCTTTTCTACCGAACATCAGTACAGAGATGGATATGGACCATTCACGCCAGGCTTTGTAATTATTCCCTACAACGATATTGATGCGCTTGAGAAAGCGATCACACCGAACACTGCTGCGTTCATCGTTGAGCCGATTCAAGGTGAAGCTGGAATTTTAATTCCTTCAGAAGGATATCTAAAAAAAGCTTATGAAATTTGCAAAAAGAATAATGTGTTGTTCATTGCAGATGAAATTCAATCAGGCCTTGGACGCTCAGGAAAACTTTTTGCCTATGAGTACGATGGAATAAAACCTGACGCTGTAATTATAGGTAAAGCATTATCCGGGGGAGCGTATCCAGTTTCTGCAGTTCTGGCTTCAAAAGATGTGCTTGGGATTTTCAATCCGGGTGATCACGGAAGTACTTTCGGAGGGAATCCGCTCGGCTGTGCGATTGCAAGAGAATCGATAAAAGTATTAGTAGAAGAAAATCTCCCTCAGAGATCTTTTGAGCTTGGTAATTATTTTCTTGAAAAGCTGAATAAGATCCAAAGCGCACACATAAAGGAAATTCGGGGTAAAGGTTTGTTTATCGGGATTGAATTGAAAACAGAAGCCGGCGGTGCAAGAAGATTCTGTGAAGCATTGAAAGAATTAGGACTTCTTTGCAAAGAAACTCACGAGAATGTAATTCGGTTGGCTCCTCCTCTGGTAATTAAAAAAGAAGAAATCGATTGGGCGGTCGAGAGAATTGAAGAAGTATTGAAGTAA